One Camelina sativa cultivar DH55 chromosome 3, Cs, whole genome shotgun sequence genomic window carries:
- the LOC104762621 gene encoding glycine-rich protein 23-like yields MSYKIHPLPIVFNNKHFKFPIIMGLIACRAFVFVLLFALAADFTMGASELGDDKHLFPHPHPRPLLHKGGIYKKGFKKGLGDLGGGGGFGSGGGWIGGSIGGFGGGISGGFGGGGAGKGVDDGGFGKGVGGGVGKGIDGGAGKGADKGADGGAIGGIVGGTGKEIGGGAGNEVGGGIGGGGH; encoded by the coding sequence ATGTCATATAAAATACATCCTCTTCCAATAGTTTTTAATAACAAACATTTTAAGTTTCCAATAATCATGGGTCTAATCGCCTGCAGagcgtttgtgtttgttttgctaTTTGCTTTGGCCGCAGATTTTACTATGGGAGCATCAGAGTTGGGTGATGACAAGCACTTGTTTCCTCACCCTCACCCTCGTCCTCTCCTCCACAAAGGTGGCATCTACAAGAAGGGCTTCAAAAAAGGCTTGGGCGACTTAGGCGGTGGAGGCGGCTTTGGATCAGGTGGCGGTTGGATTGGAGGCAGCATTGGAGGCTTTGGTGGTGGAATAAGCGGTGGATTTGGTGGCGGTGGAGCCGGTAAAGGAGTTGACGACGGTGGATTCGGCAAAGGAGTTGGCGGCGGAGTCGGTAAAGGAATTGATGGTGGAGCCGGTAAAGGAGCTGACAAGGGAGCTGATGGTGGAGCCATTGGGGGAATCGTCGGAGGAACTGGTAAAGAAATTGGTGGAGGAGCCGGTAATGAGGTTGGGGGAGGAATTGGCGGTGGAGGTCACTGA
- the LOC109124425 gene encoding E3 ubiquitin-protein ligase SDIR1-like, producing the protein MLLALDDNNHRHGGASTQRINDLPESTVQTDKFEETCVICLETPTIGDTIRHLPCLHKFHKDCIDPWLGRSKACPVCKSSVT; encoded by the exons ATGCTGCTAGCTCTTGATGATAACAACCATCGACATGGCGGCGCTTCTACTCAACGCATTAACGACTTACCAGAGTCTACAGTTCAG ACTGATAAGTTTGAAGAAACGTGTGTTATTTGTCTGGAAACACCGACGATCGGAGACACCATACGTCATCTCCCCTGTTTGCACAAATTCCATAAAGAT TGTATTGATCCGTGGCTAGGACGGAGTAAAGCATGTCCGGTTTGCAAATCCTCAGTTACTTGA
- the LOC104762652 gene encoding 26S proteasome non-ATPase regulatory subunit 1 homolog B isoform X1 has translation MAAVMVSSAGGLLAMLNEPHPSLKLHALSYLNRLVDQFWPEISTSVPIIESLYEDEEFDQHQRQLAALLVSKVFYYLGELNDSLSYALGAGSLFDVSEDSDYVHTLLAKAIDEYAILRSKAVESSEAVEIDPRLEAIVERMLDKCITDGKYQQAMGIAIECRRLDKLEESIVKSENVQGTLSYCINVSHSFVNHREYRHEVLRLLVNVYQKLASPDYLSICQCLMFLDEPQGVASILEKLLRSESKDDALLALQIAFDLVENEHQAFLMSVRDRLPAPKTRPVEAVQAVETSTAQNENNAGDVQMADDTPSQTIVHETIPADAVYAERLTKVKGILSGETSIQLTLQFLYSHNKSDLLILKTIKQSVEMRNSVCHSATIYANAIMHAGTTVDTFLRENLDWLSRATNWAKFSATAGLGVIHSGHLQQGRSLMAPYLPQRGAGGGGSPYSEGGALYALGLIHANHGEGIKQFLRDSLRSTSLEVIQHGACLGLGLAALGTADEDIYDDIKSVLYTDSAVAGEAAGISMGLLLVGTATDKASEMLAYAHETQHEKIIRGLALGIALTVYGREEGADTLIEQMTRDQDPIIRYGGMYALALAYSGTANNKAIRQLLHFAVSDVSDDVRRTAVLALGFVLYSDPEQTPRIVSLLSESYNPHVRYGAALAVGISCAGTGLSEAISLLEPLTSDVVDFVRQGALIAMAMVMVQISEASDSRVGAFRRQLEKIILDKHEDTMSKMGAILASGILDAGGRNVTIRLLSKTKHDKVTAVIGLAVFSQFWYWYPLIYFISLAFSPTAFIGLNYDLKVPKFEFMSHAKPSLFEYPKPTTVATANTAAKLPTAVLSTSVKAKARAKKEAEQKANAERSGNDAGKAKAASDEKEADSMQVDSTATTVEKKVEPEATFEILVNPARVVPSQEKYIKLMEETRYVPVKLAPSGFVLLRDLRPHEPEVLSLTDAPTSTASPADGAAATGQGEQATTTSAMAVDDEPQPPQAFEYSSP, from the exons ATGGCCGCCGTTATGGTTAGTTCGGCCGGTGGGTTACTTGCAATGCTCAATGAACCCCATCCTTCCTTGAAACTTCACGCTCTCTCTTATCTCAACAGATTGGTTGACCAATTTTGGCCCGAGATCTCCACCAGTGTTCCCATCAT agaGAGCTTATACGAAGATGAAGAGTTTGATCAGCATCAACGACAGCTTGCTGCATTGTTGGTCTCCAAG GTTTTCTATTACTTGGGTGAACTTAACGATTCATTGTCCTATGCCCTTGGAGCTGGATCCTTATTTGATGTTTCCGAGGATTCTGATTATGTTCATACTCTACTTG CTAAAGCAATAGATGAGTATGCTATTCTCAGATCCAAGGCAGTCGAGTCAAGTGAGGCTGTGGAAATTGACCCGAGACTGGAGGCCATTGTTGAACGAATGCTAGACAA ATGTATCACTGACGGAAAGTATCAACAAGCCATGGGCATTGCTATAGAATGTCGGAGATTGGATAAGTTGGAAGAATCGATTGTAAAGAGTGAAAATGTGCAGGGAACATTATCTTACTGCATTAATGTTTCCCACTCTTTTGTTAACCACAGAGAATATAGACATGAG GTTCTTCGGTTACTCGTTAATGTCTACCAGAAGCTGGCTTCTCCTGATTATTTGAGCATTTGTCAATGCCTTATGTTTTTGGATGAACCACAAGGTGTTGCGAGCATATTGGAGAAGCTTCTACGCTCAGAGAGTAAGGATGATGCTTTATTGGCTTTGCAAATCGCTTTCGATCTCGTAGAGAATGAGCACCAGGCATTTCTCATGAGTGTGAGAGACCGCCTTCCAGCTCCCAAGACCCGTCCTGTAGAAGCAGTTCAAGCCGTTGAGACCTCTACTGCTCAAAATGAGAACAATGCAGGGGATGTACAGATGGCGGATGACACTCCATCTCAGACAATTGTGCATGAAACGATTCCTGCTGACGCTGTGTATGCTGAGAGGTTAACAAAGGTTAAGGGAATTTTATCTGGAGAGACATCAATACAGCTGACCCTCCAGTTTCTTTACAGCCATAACAA ATCGGACTTGCTAATCCTGAAGACAATAAAACAGTCCGTTGAGATGCGGAACAGTGTATGTCACAGTGCTACAATATATGCGAATGCTATAATGCATGCTGGAACGACAGTTGACACTTTCCTCAGGGAGAATTTG GATTGGCTAAGCAGGGCCACCAATTGGGCGAAGTTTAGTGCTACAGCAGGATTAGGTGTTATTCATAGTGGTCACTTACAACAAGGCAGGTCACTGATGGCTCCATACTTGCCTCAGAGAGGAGCAGGTGGTGGTGGGAGTCCTTATTCCGAAGGGGGTGCTTTATATGCTCTTGGCCTTATTCATGCCAACCATGGTGAGGGAATCAAGCAATTTCTTCGTGATAGCCTACGCAGCACTAGTCTTGAG GTTATTCAACATGGAGCTTGTTTAGGTCTTGGTTTGGCTGCCCTTGGGACAGCTGATGAAGACATATACGATGATATCAAAAGCGTGCTTTACACTGACAGTGCTGTTGCTGGTGAAGCTGCCGGCATTAGCATGGGTCTGTTGTTGGTTGGAACTGCAACTGATAAGGCAAGTGAGATGCTCGCTTATGCTCACGAGACTCAGCATGAGAAGATAATAAG GGGATTGGCTCTAGGAATAGCTCTCACAGTATATGGTAGAGAAGAGGGAGCAGATACATTGATTGAGCAGATGACTAGAGATCAAGATCCTATCATCCGTTACGGTGGAATGTATGCACTCGCATTGGCTTACAGTGGAACCGCTAACAACAAAGCCATCCGCCAACTCCTTCACTTTGCCGTGTCTGATGTCAGTGACGATGTCAGGAGGACTGCTGTTCTTGCACTTGGATTTGTCTTATACTCTGATCCAGAGCAG ACTCCCCGTATTGTATCCCTTCTTTCTGAGTCGTACAATCCGCATGTCCGCTATGGCGCAGCTCTTGCAGTTGGCATCTCTTGTGCAGGCACTGGCCTGAGTGAGGCAATATCCTTATTGGAGCCACTTACATCAGATGTGGTGGACTTCGTTCGTCAAGGTGCTCTGATTGCCATGGCGATGGTGATGGTCCAAATTAGTGAAGCAAGCGATTCTCGTGTTGGAGCATTTAG GCGTCAACTTGAGAAGATAATACTTGACAAGCATGAAGATACAATGAGCAAGATGGGAGCAATTTTGGCTTCAGGTATTCTTGATGCTGGTGGAAGGAATGTGACGATAAGACTGCTCTCTAAGACAAAACATGACAAAGTCACTGCGGTCATTGGCCTCGCTGTCTTTAGCCAGTTTTGGTATTGGTACCCATTGATTTACTTCATAAGCTTGGCGTTCTCACCAACCGCGTTCATCGGTTTGAACTACGACCTCAAAGTCCCAAAGTTTGAATTCATGTCGCACGCAAAACCATCTTTGTTCGAGTATCCAAAACCAACCACGGTTGCTACTGCCAACACCGCTGCCAAATTACCAACTGCTGTGCTCTCAACCTCAGTCAAAGCGAAAGCTAGGGCTAAGAAAGAAGCAGAGCAGAAAGCTAATGCCGAAAGGTCTGGCAACGATGCAGGAAAAGCAAAAGCAGCGTCAGATGAGAAGGAAGCAGACTCTATGCAG GTTGATAGCACAGCTACAACAGTGGAGAAGAAGGTTGAGCCAGAAGCGACGTTTGAGATTCTAGTGAACCCTGCTCGTGTAGTCCCTTCACAGGAGAAATACATAAAATTGATGGAGGAAACTAGATATGTACCGGTGAAGTTAGCTCCATCAGGGTTTGTCCTTCTAAGAGACTTGCGTCCTCATGAGCCTGAGGTTCTGTCTTTGACTGATGCACCAACTTCAACAGCATCTCCTGCTGACGGTGCGGCAGCTACAGGACAAGGCGAACAAGCAACAACCACCTCGGCTATGGCCGTAGATGACGAGCCACAACCTCCACAAGCCTTTGAATACTCCTctccatga
- the LOC104762652 gene encoding 26S proteasome non-ATPase regulatory subunit 1 homolog B isoform X2, translated as MAAVMVSSAGGLLAMLNEPHPSLKLHALSYLNRLVDQFWPEISTSVPIIESLYEDEEFDQHQRQLAALLVSKVFYYLGELNDSLSYALGAGSLFDVSEDSDYVHTLLAKAIDEYAILRSKAVESSEAVEIDPRLEAIVERMLDKCITDGKYQQAMGIAIECRRLDKLEESIVKSENVQGTLSYCINVSHSFVNHREYRHEVLRLLVNVYQKLASPDYLSICQCLMFLDEPQGVASILEKLLRSESKDDALLALQIAFDLVENEHQAFLMSVRDRLPAPKTRPVEAVQAVETSTAQNENNAGDVQMADDTPSQTIVHETIPADAVYAERLTKVKGILSGETSIQLTLQFLYSHNKSDLLILKTIKQSVEMRNSVCHSATIYANAIMHAGTTVDTFLRENLDWLSRATNWAKFSATAGLGVIHSGHLQQGRSLMAPYLPQRGAGGGGSPYSEGGALYALGLIHANHGEGIKQFLRDSLRSTSLEVIQHGACLGLGLAALGTADEDIYDDIKSVLYTDSAVAGEAAGISMGLLLVGTATDKASEMLAYAHETQHEKIIRGLALGIALTVYGREEGADTLIEQMTRDQDPIIRYGGMYALALAYSGTANNKAIRQLLHFAVSDVSDDVRRTAVLALGFVLYSDPEQTPRIVSLLSESYNPHVRYGAALAVGISCAGTGLSEAISLLEPLTSDVVDFVRQGALIAMAMVMVQISEASDSRVGAFRRQLEKIILDKHEDTMSKMGAILASGILDAGGRNVTIRLLSKTKHDKVTAVIGLAVFSQFWYWYPLIYFISLAFSPTAFIGLNYDLKVPKFEFMSHAKPSLFEYPKPTTVATANTAAKLPTAVLSTSVKAKARAKKEAEQKANAERSGNDAGKAKAASDEKEADSMQVDSTATTVEKKVEPEATFEILVNPARVVPSQEKYIKLMEETRYVPVKLAPSGFVLLRDLRPHEPEVLSLTDAPTSTASPADGAAATGQGEQATTTSAMAVDDEPQPPQAFEYSSP; from the exons ATGGCCGCCGTTATGGTTAGTTCGGCCGGTGGGTTACTTGCAATGCTCAATGAACCCCATCCTTCCTTGAAACTTCACGCTCTCTCTTATCTCAACAGATTGGTTGACCAATTTTGGCCCGAGATCTCCACCAGTGTTCCCATCAT agaGAGCTTATACGAAGATGAAGAGTTTGATCAGCATCAACGACAGCTTGCTGCATTGTTGGTCTCCAAG GTTTTCTATTACTTGGGTGAACTTAACGATTCATTGTCCTATGCCCTTGGAGCTGGATCCTTATTTGATGTTTCCGAGGATTCTGATTATGTTCATACTCTACTTG CTAAAGCAATAGATGAGTATGCTATTCTCAGATCCAAGGCAGTCGAGTCAAGTGAGGCTGTGGAAATTGACCCGAGACTGGAGGCCATTGTTGAACGAATGCTAGACAA ATGTATCACTGACGGAAAGTATCAACAAGCCATGGGCATTGCTATAGAATGTCGGAGATTGGATAAGTTGGAAGAATCGATTGTAAAGAGTGAAAATGTGCAGGGAACATTATCTTACTGCATTAATGTTTCCCACTCTTTTGTTAACCACAGAGAATATAGACATGAG GTTCTTCGGTTACTCGTTAATGTCTACCAGAAGCTGGCTTCTCCTGATTATTTGAGCATTTGTCAATGCCTTATGTTTTTGGATGAACCACAAGGTGTTGCGAGCATATTGGAGAAGCTTCTACGCTCAGAGAGTAAGGATGATGCTTTATTGGCTTTGCAAATCGCTTTCGATCTCGTAGAGAATGAGCACCAGGCATTTCTCATGAGTGTGAGAGACCGCCTTCCAGCTCCCAAGACCCGTCCTGTAGAAGCAGTTCAAGCCGTTGAGACCTCTACTGCTCAAAATGAGAACAATGCAGGGGATGTACAGATGGCGGATGACACTCCATCTCAGACAATTGTGCATGAAACGATTCCTGCTGACGCTGTGTATGCTGAGAGGTTAACAAAGGTTAAGGGAATTTTATCTGGAGAGACATCAATACAGCTGACCCTCCAGTTTCTTTACAGCCATAACAA ATCGGACTTGCTAATCCTGAAGACAATAAAACAGTCCGTTGAGATGCGGAACAGTGTATGTCACAGTGCTACAATATATGCGAATGCTATAATGCATGCTGGAACGACAGTTGACACTTTCCTCAGGGAGAATTTG GATTGGCTAAGCAGGGCCACCAATTGGGCGAAGTTTAGTGCTACAGCAGGATTAGGTGTTATTCATAGTGGTCACTTACAACAAGGCAGGTCACTGATGGCTCCATACTTGCCTCAGAGAGGAGCAGGTGGTGGTGGGAGTCCTTATTCCGAAGGGGGTGCTTTATATGCTCTTGGCCTTATTCATGCCAACCATGGTGAGGGAATCAAGCAATTTCTTCGTGATAGCCTACGCAGCACTAGTCTTGAG GTTATTCAACATGGAGCTTGTTTAGGTCTTGGTTTGGCTGCCCTTGGGACAGCTGATGAAGACATATACGATGATATCAAAAGCGTGCTTTACACTGACAGTGCTGTTGCTGGTGAAGCTGCCGGCATTAGCATGGGTCTGTTGTTGGTTGGAACTGCAACTGATAAGGCAAGTGAG ATGCTCGCTTATGCTCACGAGACTCAGCATGAGAAGATAATAAG GGGATTGGCTCTAGGAATAGCTCTCACAGTATATGGTAGAGAAGAGGGAGCAGATACATTGATTGAGCAGATGACTAGAGATCAAGATCCTATCATCCGTTACGGTGGAATGTATGCACTCGCATTGGCTTACAGTGGAACCGCTAACAACAAAGCCATCCGCCAACTCCTTCACTTTGCCGTGTCTGATGTCAGTGACGATGTCAGGAGGACTGCTGTTCTTGCACTTGGATTTGTCTTATACTCTGATCCAGAGCAG ACTCCCCGTATTGTATCCCTTCTTTCTGAGTCGTACAATCCGCATGTCCGCTATGGCGCAGCTCTTGCAGTTGGCATCTCTTGTGCAGGCACTGGCCTGAGTGAGGCAATATCCTTATTGGAGCCACTTACATCAGATGTGGTGGACTTCGTTCGTCAAGGTGCTCTGATTGCCATGGCGATGGTGATGGTCCAAATTAGTGAAGCAAGCGATTCTCGTGTTGGAGCATTTAG GCGTCAACTTGAGAAGATAATACTTGACAAGCATGAAGATACAATGAGCAAGATGGGAGCAATTTTGGCTTCAGGTATTCTTGATGCTGGTGGAAGGAATGTGACGATAAGACTGCTCTCTAAGACAAAACATGACAAAGTCACTGCGGTCATTGGCCTCGCTGTCTTTAGCCAGTTTTGGTATTGGTACCCATTGATTTACTTCATAAGCTTGGCGTTCTCACCAACCGCGTTCATCGGTTTGAACTACGACCTCAAAGTCCCAAAGTTTGAATTCATGTCGCACGCAAAACCATCTTTGTTCGAGTATCCAAAACCAACCACGGTTGCTACTGCCAACACCGCTGCCAAATTACCAACTGCTGTGCTCTCAACCTCAGTCAAAGCGAAAGCTAGGGCTAAGAAAGAAGCAGAGCAGAAAGCTAATGCCGAAAGGTCTGGCAACGATGCAGGAAAAGCAAAAGCAGCGTCAGATGAGAAGGAAGCAGACTCTATGCAG GTTGATAGCACAGCTACAACAGTGGAGAAGAAGGTTGAGCCAGAAGCGACGTTTGAGATTCTAGTGAACCCTGCTCGTGTAGTCCCTTCACAGGAGAAATACATAAAATTGATGGAGGAAACTAGATATGTACCGGTGAAGTTAGCTCCATCAGGGTTTGTCCTTCTAAGAGACTTGCGTCCTCATGAGCCTGAGGTTCTGTCTTTGACTGATGCACCAACTTCAACAGCATCTCCTGCTGACGGTGCGGCAGCTACAGGACAAGGCGAACAAGCAACAACCACCTCGGCTATGGCCGTAGATGACGAGCCACAACCTCCACAAGCCTTTGAATACTCCTctccatga
- the LOC104778562 gene encoding uncharacterized protein LOC104778562, producing the protein MNLPSFRRRKIIRESSSWALFLCLLTLTLCVPVGASTTTTTINSPDGDIIECIEILAQPSFTHPLLNDHKLQEIPRNLPNTAKNEDGVSSWQIWNGRNGSECPEGTIPIRRGLGIIPNRKKGLVSEENGATNSSAASKFTRRGRHGHAVVSSSSSEQSDAFKFTRGHEYAIVYSTSTQNIYGTKVTMSVGHPKVAQFDEFSLGQLWLTSGSYERGDMNSIEAGWQDFRMNSLDSLFTGQ; encoded by the exons ATGAATTTGCCATcgttcagaagaagaaaaatcatcCGAGAATCTTCTTCATG GGCTCTCTTCTTGTGTTTACTAACACTCACTCTTTGCGTTCCGGTGGGTGCCTCGACAACGACTACAACCATCAAC AGTCCTGACGGGGATATCATAGAGTGCATAGAAATATTAGCTCAGCCGTCGTTCACGCATCCTCTCCTCAATGATCACAAGCTCCAg GAAATACCAAGAAATCTTCCTAACACAGCCAAAAATGAAGATGGAGTTAGCAGCTGGCAGATATGGAACGGTCGTAATGGATCGGAATGTCCCGAGGGGACGATTCCGATTAGGAGAGGACTCGGGATAATTCCGAATAGGAAGAAAGGATTAGTTTCTGAGGAGAACGGGGCTACTAATTCTAGTGCTGCATCTAAATTCACCCGCAGAGGACGACATGGG CATGCTGTCGTATCTTCTTCGTCAAGCGAACAAAGTGATGCATTTAAATTCACCCGCGGACATGAG TATGCTATCGTATATTCGACGAGTACACAAAATATCTATGGAACAAAAGTCACAATGAGTGTTGGGCACCCCAAAGTTGCTCAATTCGACGAGTTCAGCTTAGGCCAACTTTGGCTCACCTCGGGTTCATATGAAAGAGGTGATATGAACAGCATCGAAGCTGGATGGCAG GATTTTCGGATGAACAGTCTAGACTCTTTATTTACTGGACAGTAA
- the LOC104762662 gene encoding TBC domain-containing protein C1952.17c-like — protein sequence MVRKKVPEWLNSTMWSTPPPPPSSYDDGLHRHSPVTKMKEEAQSISVAPRLNSAPPPSSAASSVPSPSPRPRNGSSIPSGSGENRNAGGSSSEDFSRQAHLSAELSKKVINMKELRSLALQSLPDSPGVRSTVWKLLLGYLPPERSLWSTELKQKRSQYKHYKDELLTSPSEITWRMVRSKGFDNYDLKSESRCMLARSRITDEDHPLSLGKASIWNTYFQDTETIEQIDRDVKRTHPDIPFFSGESSFARSNQESMKNILLVFAKLNQGIRYVQGMNEILAPIFYVFRNDPDEDSSSHAEADAFFCFVELLSGFRDFYCQQLDNSVVGIRSAITSLSQLVKKHDEELWRHLEITTKVNPQFYAFRWITLLLTQEFSFFDCLHIWDALLSDPEGPLESLLGICCAMLVLVRRRLIAGDFTSNMKLLQHYPTTNISHLLYVANKLRSKMLL from the exons ATGGTGAGGAAAAAGGTACCGGAATGGTTGAATAGCACCATGTggtctactcctcctcctccgccgtcttCTTACGACGACGGTCTCCACCGCCATTCTCCCGTCACTAAAATGAAGGAAGAGGCACAATCAATTTCCGTTGCTCCCAGGCTTAACTCTGCTCCTCCGCCTTCTTCCGCCGCTTCTTCGGTTCCATCGCCGTCGCCTAGACCGAGGAACGGTAGCAGTATTCCTAGCGGTAGTGGCGAAAATAGAAACGCCGGTGGTTCTTCCTCCGAGGACTTTTCCCGCCAGGCTCATCTCTCAGCAGAG TTATCAAAGAAGGTGATCAATATGAAGGAATTGAGGAGTCTAGCTTTACAAAGTTTGCCGGATTCTCCTGGGGTCCGTTCTACTGTCTGGAAG CTTCTGCTTGGTTACTTGCCACCTGAACGTTCACTCTGGTCAACTGAGTTGAAACAAAAGAGATCCCAATACAAGCACTATAAGGATGAGCTTCTTACGAGTCCT TCAGAAATCACATGGAGAATGGTGAGGTCAAAGGGGTTTGACAATTATGATCTGAAGAGTGAAAGCCGATGCATGCTTGCGCGATCCAGAATAACTGACGAGGACCATCCTCTAAGCCTAGGGAAGGCGAGCATTTGGAATACATACTTTCAG GATACGGAAACCATAGAACAAATAGACAGGGATGTCAAACGTACACATCCAGACATACCTTTCTTCTCCGGTGAATCATCATTTGCGCGTTCTAATCAG GAATCTATGAAGAATATATTGCTTGTATTTGCGAAGTTAAATCAAGGCATCAGATATGTTCAAGGGATGAACGAAATTTTAGCACCTATCTTTTATGTATTTCGTAACGACCCTGATGAAGATAGTTCA TCCCATGCTGAAGCAGATGCATTCTTCTGCTTTGTTGAACTGTTGAGTGGATTTCGAGACTTCTACTGTCAACAACTCGACAATAGCGTGGTAGGAATTCGATCTGCAATAACAAGCCTCTCGCAACTTGTTAAGAAGCATGATGAGGAACTTTGGCGTCATCTAGAGATCACCACGAAA GTAAACCCACAGTTCTATGCATTTAGGTGGATCACTCTCCTCCTGACACAAGAGTTTAGTTTCTTCGATTGTCTTCACATATGGGATGCACTCTTAAGCGACCCCGAAGGCCCTCTG GAGAGCTTACTGGGGATATGTTGTGCGATGTTGGTTTTGGTGAGGAGGAGGCTAATCGCTGGGGATTTCACATCGAATATGAAGTTACTTCAACACTATCCAACTACAAACATCAGCCATCTCTTGTATGTAGCCAATAAACTTCGTTCCAAAATGTTATTATAA
- the LOC104778563 gene encoding uncharacterized protein LOC104778563 produces MVRKKVPEWLNSTMWSTPPPPPSSYDDGLHRHSPVTKMKEEAQSISVAPRLNSAPPPSSAASSVPSPSPRPRNGSSIPSGSGENRNAGGSSSEDFSRQAHLSAELSKKVIXALFMLLPS; encoded by the exons ATGGTGAGGAAAAAGGTACCGGAATGGTTGAATAGCACCATGTggtctactcctcctcctccgccgtcttCTTACGACGACGGTCTCCACCGCCATTCTCCCGTCACTAAAATGAAGGAAGAGGCACAATCAATTTCCGTTGCTCCCAGGCTTAACTCTGCTCCTCCGCCTTCTTCCGCCGCTTCTTCGGTTCCATCGCCGTCGCCTAGACCGAGGAACGGTAGCAGTATTCCTAGCGGTAGTGGCGAAAATAGAAACGCCGGTGGTTCTTCCTCCGAGGACTTTTCCCGCCAGGCTCATCTCTCAGCAGAG TTATCAAAGAAGGTGATCANTGCTTTATTTATGCTCTTACCATCTTAG